One Microbacterium marinum genomic window, AACTCGCCGTTGTCGGGCCGGGATACGACCCGGAGGGCGCCGTCCTTCTGGTAGCCGATGACACCGTCTCCGATGTGCGCTCCGATGAACTGTTCGGCGGAGACGGCAACGCACAGAAACGTGCATGCGAGCGCGCCGGGCTCGACGTCATGACGGGAGGCGACCTGTTCGAGCTTGTTCCGCAGCGTGTGAAGAAGATGTTGTTTGACGCCCGCGCCGTCCGCTTCGGATGCGAACGTTTCGAAGTTCTCGACTAGGAGGGAGCATCCGGCATCGACCACGGCTTGAGCGCCGATGTCGGAGTGAGTCGCAGAACCAGCGCCGTCGGCGAGGCACAGGGCTTGAACACCGCGTTGTGAACGGTAGCCGGTCCGGTCTTGGCCGGGGGTGCCCTCGCGCACGTGGCTGAGCCCTCTCACATGGTGGTGGAACTCCTTGAACAACTAGAGCTCCGCCCAGCCGGCGAGGCCTTCGAGGTCGAGCTTGACGCGGTCTCCTGGCGTCGACCGCGATACACGCGCCACAGACTTAGAGAGCCACTCGAAGAACTCTTTGAACTTGAGCCCTTCGAGTCGTAGAGGTGGGCGGTTGGGGCTGAATCGGGCAAGGGTGCTCATGTCGGCGCCGCCGATGCCGATGGGAAACACCGTGAGCTTCCCTGCGCTGACCATGTCACCGACGCGCTTCGCGGCGCCGTTGATGTCGTCGGTGGGCGCCCCGTCGGTCATCAACACAAGCCATGGTTGGTAGTAAAGGACGCCGCTCGCCGAATAAGTTGCCTTTCGAGCGTCGAGCGTGTCGAGGGCGAGATTCACCCCCGCGCCCATGGCTGTGGTGCCTCTCGCG contains:
- a CDS encoding PP2C family serine/threonine-protein phosphatase, whose product is MRGLSHVREGTPGQDRTGYRSQRGVQALCLADGAGSATHSDIGAQAVVDAGCSLLVENFETFASEADGAGVKQHLLHTLRNKLEQVASRHDVEPGALACTFLCVAVSAEQFIGAHIGDGVIGYQKDGALRVVSRPDNGEFANRTTFVTSPDAASSMRLFRGQLTGISGFVLMSDGAGESLYNPRTGELAPACAKLITSVGLASGHRKNSAHRKRLRRFTEVPLRNATRDDCAVAIFGR
- a CDS encoding vWA domain-containing protein; the protein is MASLNIAAGDLVDNPTPRVPVSLCLDTSSSMAGSPIEELVRGINLFYDAIDEDDDAHDSAEINIVEFNSLAAVVHDFANIERLQRVSAMNARGTTAMGAGVNLALDTLDARKATYSASGVLYYQPWLVLMTDGAPTDDINGAAKRVGDMVSAGKLTVFPIGIGGADMSTLARFSPNRPPLRLEGLKFKEFFEWLSKSVARVSRSTPGDRVKLDLEGLAGWAEL